A portion of the Caenorhabditis elegans chromosome III genome contains these proteins:
- the T21C12.8 gene encoding XK-related protein (Confirmed by transcript evidence) yields MTSYATGFNTRFMFSHDSFAFSWMYEVLGAHRTLMDVEDERHKCIGKMSELKSGLSSGVMTIIKIFVYERSLSPNIVSTCIPILSMAILFDLGVQGLFFCRLNHRGETQNGKRYVYFYSVGKTFFITFFVFSMFLLFASLTEQYVYNADRHRD; encoded by the exons ATGACGTCCTATGCGACAGGATTCAACACACGATTCATGTTCAGTCATGATAGTTTTGCATTCTCGTGGATGTATGAGGTGTTGGGTGCACATCGGACTCTGATGGATGTTGAAG ACGAACGTCACAAATGCATTGGAAAGATGAGTGAACTGAAATCGGGGTTGTCGAGCGGTGTAATGACAATTATCAAGATTTTCGTGTACGAAAGATCTCTGTCACCAAATATTGTGTCCACTTGCATTCCTATTCTTTCAATGGCGATTCTTTTTGATTTGGGTGTTCAGGGACTGTTTTTCTGCCGGCTTAACCATCGTGGAGAGACTCAAAATGGAA agcgaTATGTCTACTTCTATAGTGTTGGTAAGACGTTTTTCATCACATTTTTCGTGTTCTCCATGTTTCTCCTGTTTGCATCGCTTACCGAACAATACGTTTACAATGCGGATAGACATCGGGATTAG
- the rab-30 gene encoding Ras-related protein Rab-30 (Confirmed by transcript evidence): MEDYKYLFKVVLVGNAGVGKTCLVRKFTQGIFPPGQSATIGVDFMIKTVKVGNDKIKLQIWDTAGQERFRSITQSYYRSAHAIVLVYDVSCQPSFDCLPEWLGEIESYANRRVLKILVGNKVDKGDEREVPERIGRDFSDVNQFDYFLETSALDATNVDQLFEQVATRLTNDMKLTDERVHQFRADATNSSSSTGGPIKLIDRAQTQLNSCCTRQS; this comes from the exons ATGGAGGATTACAAGTATCTATTCAAAGTGGTACTTGTGGGAAATGCGGGCGTTGGGAAAACATGTCTAGTCAGAAAGTTCACACAg ggtaTATTTCCTCCTGGTCAAAGTGCAACAATCGGCGTCgattttatgataaaaactGTTAAAGTAGGGAACGATAAAATTAAG cttcaaattTGGGATACGGCAGGTCAGGAGAGGTTTCGATCGATTACGCAGAGTTATTACAG aagcgCCCACGCAATAGTTCTAGTGTACGATGTATCGTGTCAACCATCATTTGATTGTCTTCCAGAATGGCTTGGTGAAATCGAAAGTTATGCAAATCGgcgagttttgaaaattcttgttG gaAACAAAGTCGATAAGGGAGACGAACGGGAAGTTCCCGAACGAATTGGAAGAGATTTTTCTGAT gtcaaCCAATTCGactattttcttgaaacttcgGCACTTGACGCGACAAATGTAGATCAATTGTTCGAACAAGTCGCCACAAGGTTAACAAATGATATGAAACTCACTGATGAACg GGTACACCAATTCCGAGCAGACGCGACGAACTCCTCTTCCAGCACGGGCGGTCCCATCAAATTAATCGATCGAGCGCAGACACAACTGAATTCCTGTTGTACTCGACAATCTTAG
- the T21C12.4 gene encoding uncharacterized protein (Confirmed by transcript evidence): MLIVIQFTFLILFNATLIVFCTAREGNGYSRERSSSNKRSESEKSPSFSKKRRRARALDPDEFIPPVEGPDVQKIDSETSRKCHSIKGFNVNKDGSVRRLEDNSKYEHNKSSRQKRSEAAPLENSEGKSTKSRKLSSPSKKSNKKSISKKSDRSKVSKVKRSPKTDKELEKKPSSIYERKDVDGHDDLKGSKHEKPKTLRKFKKPWKSLFKVKRQKPRIDIHVKERSGMWA, translated from the exons ATGTTGA tcGTAATTCAATTTACATTTCTAATACTCTTCAATGCTACATTAATTGTTTTCTGCACCGCTCGCGAAGGAAACGGGTATTCGAGAGAAAG ATCATCATCCAATAAGCGATCGGAATCCGAAAAGTCtccatcattttcaaaaaaacggcGAAGAGCTCGAGCACTGGATCCGGATGAATTTATTCCGCCGGTCGAGGGCCCCGATGTTCAGAAAATAGATTCCGAGACTTCAAGAAAGTGCCACAGCATCAAAGGATTCAACGTGAATAAGGATGGAAGTGTCAGAA GACTCGAGGATAACTCTAAATATGAGCACAATAAGAGTTCTCGGCAGAAAAGATCCGAAGCCGCTCCACTCGAAAATTCGGAAGGGAAATCGACAAAATCTCGGAAATTGTCGAGCCCATCGAAAAAGTCGAACAAGAAGTCgatatcgaaaaaatcggaTCGCTCGAAGGTGTCGAAAGTCAAAAGAAGTCCCAAAACAGATAAGGAACTGGAGAAGAAACCTTCATCGATTTATGAGAGGAAAGACGTGGAcgg acaCGATGACCTGAAAGGTTCCAAACATGAGAAGCCGAAAACActccgaaaattcaaaaaaccgtGGAAAAGTTTGTTCAAAGTGAAGCGTCAAAAGCCGAGAATTGATATTCACGTGAAAGAAAGAAGTGGAATGTGGGCGTGA
- the T21C12.8 gene encoding XK-related protein (Confirmed by transcript evidence): MKSLNYIEMLSNGDIKAPCHLFSMGADIYATTVLFRRVSIRMGLLTGTVMCLVFYIYLRRLLSYERLIHSAELFRHNWCVETEEKEKRLKIDVKNRLFDTSIDGNIDEKGAALPKSHNTTNSDGDPGSEQEYLGLLPRDKLAAFHNPIRMRIWLYVLLICTSLIVWLILLVEMTSYATGFNTRFMFSHDSFAFSWMYEVLGAHRTLMDVEDERHKCIGKMSELKSGLSSGVMTIIKIFVYERSLSPNIVSTCIPILSMAILFDLGVQGLFFCRLNHRGETQNGKRYVYFYSVGKTFFITFFVFSMFLLFASLTEQYVYNADRHRD, from the exons ATGAAATCACTAAATTACATTGAAATGCTTTCAAATGGAGATATCAAAGCGCCG TGTCACCTGTTTTCGATGGGCGCTGATATCTACGCTACGACGGTTCTCTTCCGCAGAGTCTCAATTCGAATGGGATTGCTCACCGGCACAGTGATGTGCTTGGTTTTTTATATTT atctccgCCGTCTTCTGTCCTACGAGAGGCTCATCCACAGCGCCGAACTGTTTCGCCATAATTGGTGTGTGGAGACGGAGGAAAAAGAGAAGCGTCTCAAAATTGATGtg aaaaatcggcTTTTCGATACCTCAATCGATGGAAATATTGACGAAAAAGGGGCAG CTCTTCCCAAATCTCATAACACGACAAATTCCGATGGAGATCCGGGCAGTGAAC aagaatatCTTGGTCTGTTGCCACGTGACAAGTTGGCCGCGTTCCACAACCCCATTCGTATGAGAATTTGGCTTTATgt tttgcTCATCTGCACTTCTCTCATCGTCTGGTTGATTTTGCTAGTGGAGATGACGTCCTATGCGACAGGATTCAACACACGATTCATGTTCAGTCATGATAGTTTTGCATTCTCGTGGATGTATGAGGTGTTGGGTGCACATCGGACTCTGATGGATGTTGAAG ACGAACGTCACAAATGCATTGGAAAGATGAGTGAACTGAAATCGGGGTTGTCGAGCGGTGTAATGACAATTATCAAGATTTTCGTGTACGAAAGATCTCTGTCACCAAATATTGTGTCCACTTGCATTCCTATTCTTTCAATGGCGATTCTTTTTGATTTGGGTGTTCAGGGACTGTTTTTCTGCCGGCTTAACCATCGTGGAGAGACTCAAAATGGAA agcgaTATGTCTACTTCTATAGTGTTGGTAAGACGTTTTTCATCACATTTTTCGTGTTCTCCATGTTTCTCCTGTTTGCATCGCTTACCGAACAATACGTTTACAATGCGGATAGACATCGGGATTAG
- the Y45F3A.1 gene encoding Filament-like plant protein 7 (Confirmed by transcript evidence) encodes MAANNYNMDVETQRRIEYTRQKVMRIEQMNEQLRKLSKSNKGREEKLDRLLKRKESLELDVARLTDASMRAEPEVGAELLHSIEEPMEVDMIYGEAFHAKTCQLKVLLNEIIVRTSFNEKAMCKEIGHQEAEFENRLKEVISGRAQLTLKSEEAQKKCELLMREHSNVYEDVREMEDNIEKFDASRWLLNVEKRRVSDILDRTKREPKMGIECRKPYIVSSEASSLEDLVTSTGSLTHDHFTPEHQFKTGTAPIPTVVFDDVEEIGKVVKVHKEGCPKNKKKNLGPIEHSNSLISVKQPCKVHANQLPISGINLMDLISKAIEKELSSL; translated from the exons ATGGCTGCGAATAATTATAATATGGATG TCGAAACGCAACGTCGAATTGAATACACACGACAGAAAGTGATGAGAATCGAGCAAATGAATGAGCAACTTCGGAAGTTGAGCAAGTCGAATAAGGGTCGCGAGGAGAAGTTGGACAGACTTTTGAAACG aaaggaATCCTTGGAACTGGACGTTGCAAGATTGACTGACGCGTCGATGAGAGCTGAGCCAGAGGTCGGAGCGGAGCTTCTTCATTCTATCGAAGAGCCCATG gaagttGATATGATCTACGGTGAAGCATTCCACGCAAAGACTTGTCAACTGAAAGTCCTTCTCAACGAGATAATTGTTCGAACAAGCTTCAACGAGAAAGCAATGTGTAAAGAGATTGGACATCAGGAAGCTGAATTCGAGAATCGATTGAAGGAGGTGATCAGTGGAAGAGCTCAATTGACGCTGAAATCTGAAGAAGCTCAGAAGAAATGTGAATTGTTGATGAGAGAGCATTCGAATGTTTATGAAGATGTTCGAGAGATGGAGGATAATATTGAGAAGTTTGATGCATCGAGATGGTTGTTGAATGTGGAGAAAAGACG AGTCTCTGATATTCTGGATCGCACCAAAAGAGAGCCGAAAATGGGAATTGAGTGCCGCAAGCCATACATTGTGTCTTCGGAAGCTTCTTCACTTGAAGACCTTGTCACATCAACTGGAAGTCTCACTCACGATCATTTTACTCCGGAACATCAATTCAAAACTGGCACAGCTCCGATtcctactgtagtttttgatgATGTTGAAGAGATTGGAAAAGTGGTGAAGGTTCATAAGGAAGGATGCCcgaagaacaagaagaagaattTGGGCCCGATTGAGCATTCAAACTCGTTGATTTCGGTTAAACAGCCGTGCAAGGTTCATGCGAATCAGCTTCCGATTAGTGGAATTAACTTGATGGATTTGATCTCGAAGGCTATTGAGAAAGAGCTTTCATCTCTTTAA
- the nlp-68 gene encoding Neuropeptide-like protein 68 (Confirmed by transcript evidence), translating into MLLVLLFSLFSVGFGMRVMRRELLKDQPTVLLLGPLEVLTSSSSEDDTPDFPSLRDKRGVDPMSIPRLIKEPPLKKRSGDFKRGDVVYPSAAKQTVPLVRVREPPLKRGQMFLEELLQFNDDAHRQFMDPLRRIRYGPNRLIYTW; encoded by the exons ATGCTGTTGGTTTTATTGTTCAGCCTGTTCTCTGTCGGATTCGGTATGCGCGTGATGCGTCGTGAACTGCTCAAAGATCAACCGACGGTACTTCTTCTGGGTCCCCTGGAGGTTCTCACTTCCTCCTCCTCCGAAGACGACACTCCCGATTTCCCATCACTCCGCGATAAACGAGGCGTCGATCCGATGAGCATTCCGCGGCTCATCAAAGAACCGCCGTTGAAGAAGCGGAGCGGGGATTTTAAACGAGGTGACGTCGTCTATCCGTCGGCTGCCAAACAGACGGTTCCGCTGGTTCGTGTGAGGGAGCCACCTCTTAAGAGGGgacaaa tgttcCTTGAAGAGCTACTCCAGTTCAATGATGACGCCCACAGACAATTTATGGATCCACTGAGAAGGATACG ATATGGCCCAAACCGACTAATTTACACGTGGTAG
- the T21C12.4 gene encoding uncharacterized protein (Confirmed by transcript evidence), whose translation MSHTSNFTRNFHCRSSSNKRSESEKSPSFSKKRRRARALDPDEFIPPVEGPDVQKIDSETSRKCHSIKGFNVNKDGSVRRLEDNSKYEHNKSSRQKRSEAAPLENSEGKSTKSRKLSSPSKKSNKKSISKKSDRSKVSKVKRSPKTDKELEKKPSSIYERKDVDGHDDLKGSKHEKPKTLRKFKKPWKSLFKVKRQKPRIDIHVKERSGMWA comes from the exons atgtcacacACATCAAATTTCACGCGTAATTTTCATTGCAGATCATCATCCAATAAGCGATCGGAATCCGAAAAGTCtccatcattttcaaaaaaacggcGAAGAGCTCGAGCACTGGATCCGGATGAATTTATTCCGCCGGTCGAGGGCCCCGATGTTCAGAAAATAGATTCCGAGACTTCAAGAAAGTGCCACAGCATCAAAGGATTCAACGTGAATAAGGATGGAAGTGTCAGAA GACTCGAGGATAACTCTAAATATGAGCACAATAAGAGTTCTCGGCAGAAAAGATCCGAAGCCGCTCCACTCGAAAATTCGGAAGGGAAATCGACAAAATCTCGGAAATTGTCGAGCCCATCGAAAAAGTCGAACAAGAAGTCgatatcgaaaaaatcggaTCGCTCGAAGGTGTCGAAAGTCAAAAGAAGTCCCAAAACAGATAAGGAACTGGAGAAGAAACCTTCATCGATTTATGAGAGGAAAGACGTGGAcgg acaCGATGACCTGAAAGGTTCCAAACATGAGAAGCCGAAAACActccgaaaattcaaaaaaccgtGGAAAAGTTTGTTCAAAGTGAAGCGTCAAAAGCCGAGAATTGATATTCACGTGAAAGAAAGAAGTGGAATGTGGGCGTGA